Within Saccharomycodes ludwigii strain NBRC 1722 chromosome IV, whole genome shotgun sequence, the genomic segment tttcatttgatTTGAAACATGACACgtgtatttttaatgaatatatatgtaataGTGATGACAATTTGgtcaaatataaacaaataatacaatatatatatatatatatatatagttatTGAAAGAGTGTAGCTTATTTTAggttttttccttttttcttttctgtCAATAAATATTGCGCTAGTTTTATAAGATGTGTAGTTCCTTTGCGGAGTTTACAGGATTTTTGGCGGTATTAGTATCTAGCGTTTCAAATTCAGCTGCATTATTTCCAATATCATCCAATTCAAAATCTATATCATCATTTCCCTCCAAACTCATCTCATTATCTATAACACCATCTTGTACCCCTTCGAATTTAGAACCGTTGTTTACACCatgattgtttttatatttaactGCAAATAATGTTGAGCTgacaataattataatgCCACATAATGAAGTCAAAGATGGTAAATGTTTCCAAATAATCAAATCCCAAAAAACAGCATAAATAATTTGCGAATAGCTCATCAATGCGCTTCTACtagttttcttttccatttGAATTCCTAATGTTAGCAACAATTGCATGAAAAACCCACTAAATCCAATAAGAAAGAATAGAGACCATTGTCCCTTAGTTTGAGGTGTTTTGAAAGTCATCGAAGGTATAAACAATATAccaaataaagatattaaaaaggaTAGGAATGAAAAATAGGTGACACTCATTATGGCGTGCGCCCTTTTGCCAATATGCTTAATGATTACATAAACAGAACTAACACCACACACGCCGACCAAGCCAACAATGGAGGCAATCAATCTCTTCTTCGCGTTTTTGCTTTCAGCACTATCATCTTCACCTTCAGCAATGTCATCTTCGCCcccaaataaaaaggacGGTCTTACGATCAATATAACTCCACATAAGGCAGTTAAGGCACATGCGCCCTCCATTTTAGAAAAGCGTTCACGTAATAATAAGGTGGCTAAAATACCAGTTACACTAGGCACCAAAAAtgtaataacaatggcaTCGCTAACGCTTAGATATTGTAAACTGAAATATAACCCGAAAACACCGAAAAACCCTAATGACCCTCTTAAAACTAGCCACTTTCTCATTGGCTTTGGGCCAAATGGGACGTCATTGatatgatttttatttagaaaCATGTATATTAGTGTACCTATAAAGGTGATTAACATTCTAAAAACCAAGATTTGTAACGGGTTAATTGGATCATCTTTAAAGTTGGGATCTGTTTCCAATAGTTTTGTGGAAATTACCATAATACTATTGAATAATTGAGAGGCCAATAAGTAATACAAGCCTTTATTTTCGTTATGATTGGTAATGGTGTGATCATTTAACTCGGGTTCATCCTCGTCATCGGCTTCGAACTTGGTTATTGAAAGGGAAGAAGGAGATGATGATTTATTGTTAGGGATATTATTGTCTATGCTGATCGTTGGTTCGCTTGACatttttatagttttatttttaatttttttttttttttaactttaatatgtctatattattaaaactattGTATGTTTGAATCTTGTAAAGGcctaaataaaattgtaaaaaaaggaaaaggaaaaggaaaaggaaaagaaagagaaagagaaaaagactAATagtaagaataataaaactagaGATAATGCTTggttgtaaaaaaaaataaactatttGTTGAAGCACGATATTTGATTCCgtattattttgtattgGTAGTTAGCGATTAGGTATTATAATCCAagcttatttttatctataattattttctttctttctttctttctttcttttctttttttttaaagataaacaaaaatttctcctatttttctcattttcttttttcttaagAAACGGCAATAACCGGTACACAATTATATCCTAATGTTACACGTGACCCTGGAATAAAGAATCTCGTTACTATTTATCCAGTATCCGAATACTTTTTAATCCGCTATAATCGGATACAAACACAAAaacccaaaaaaatatgggaACTTgacaaaaatatgaaaatttgACAAGAGAAAACGAAAAAGAACACGTAGCAAATGAATATTGCTGcttgttcttctttctattaaaaaaaaaaaaaaaattatatattggAAGACTAgacaacaaaataataaattataacttgtccatttatttatttatttatttatttgacaTTAATTATCAAGTATAATTTACTTccgaagaagaaaaaaaaaaaaaaataaataaaacaacacAAGACAATGTTAATCAATTTACTACTTACTAGtgtattatttctattcAATATCACCCTTAGATCCGTACTTGCTGTACCAACATCTCAAGTTTATGAATTAAATCCTCCAGTTACGGATcgtgttttcttttttattgaatattaTGATGTGGATTTGAAACAATATACTACAACTGAAATTGATATAGAATTATATGGCACTTTAGCTCCCAAAACAGTTGCCAATTTTGTAGCTTTGTCAAAAGGTGTTCGTGCTTTAATGCCtaatgaaaaagatgaaGCAAAAGCTTTTGAAGTTGGCTACAAAAATACTGTTTTCCATAGAATCATCAAAGATTTCGTTATTCAAGGTGGTAATGTCTTGCCACATATTGGCCCATTCAGTATCTATGGTATGAAGTTCGATGATGAAACTTTCCATTTAAAACATGATAGACCAGGTAGACTAGCCATGGCTAATTCAGGACCTAACACTAACGCTGgccaattttattttgctaTGAAACCATTACCTGATTTGGATGGCAAGCACGTTGTTTTTGGTCAAGTAACTAGGGGTTTAGATATCTTGTTGGATAAGGTACAATTTTTGGAAACTGAAAATGTTGACGAAAtggaattgaaaaaagttaaGATAGTTAACTGTAAAGTCGATAgcttaaaaatagaaaacaaAGACTTTATGCAAAACAAATACATGGAAAGAGTACAAAAATTTAGGGATGGTAAAGATATTAAAGGGAACAGCGTTCATTTTGATCCCTATAATGAAGGTAGCTTAAGAAGCTACAATGATTTACATACTGAAAAGATAATTAAagccaataataatcatcacAATGGTTTATCTGTTAGCGGTACaggtaatagtaatattgggaatatattttccaaacttTTGGGTATTAGTATACTTGTGTCATTgggttattatttgtacagtaaaaagaataataaagtgGTTTCACTAAGACATGATTGAGTGATTAAATTTATTccagaaaaaagaaattatataatggaaatattttatttaaagttgTATAtcatttataaataaaacgcaagctgttatttatttttatgctGGTAGATGCTATGAACCGACAATTGTTTGAACCGacataaatttttaagagCGCCTTTTCATAAAATGCTGAATTCGCACAActgccaaaaaaaatggaaaaaaaaaaatggaaaaaaaaaaatggaaaaaaaaaaaacatatataagaaaaagattgTATCCTTGTcaccttttattttattaaccaacaacaacaacaaaaactaTAACAACGATGTCCAAGAGAAAATCCGCTACTAACAACCATCaagaagataaaaattcaaaagtTGTAGaatttaaagaagaaataatagaaattGATCAAGTTGATTCATCAAAACCTATTTTTAATGCtacaacaaacaaacagAATTACGAACAACCATTACCTTTTTGGACTATATCAGATAGTTTATTAATCGTCGTTATTACCTTGCATTTAATTGTTGTCCCATATACCAAAGTTGAAGAAAGTTTTAATCTACAAGCAATCCACGATATCTTAAACTATGGAATTTTCGACATTTCTAAATATGACCACTTGAAATTTCCAGGTGTAGTTCCAAGAACTTTTGTTAGTGCACTAA encodes:
- a CDS encoding uncharacterized protein (similar to Saccharomyces cerevisiae YCR069W | CPR4 | Cyclosporin-sensitive Proline Rotamase (paralog of YNR028W | CPR8)) — its product is MLINLLLTSVLFLFNITLRSVLAVPTSQVYELNPPVTDRVFFFIEYYDVDLKQYTTTEIDIELYGTLAPKTVANFVALSKGVRALMPNEKDEAKAFEVGYKNTVFHRIIKDFVIQGGNVLPHIGPFSIYGMKFDDETFHLKHDRPGRLAMANSGPNTNAGQFYFAMKPLPDLDGKHVVFGQVTRGLDILLDKVQFLETENVDEMELKKVKIVNCKVDSLKIENKDFMQNKYMERVQKFRDGKDIKGNSVHFDPYNEGSLRSYNDLHTEKIIKANNNHHNGLSVSGTGNSNIGNIFSKLLGISILVSLGYYLYSKKNNKVVSLRHD
- a CDS encoding DMT family transporter (similar to Saccharomyces cerevisiae YMR253C | putative protein of unknown function) → MSSEPTISIDNNIPNNKSSSPSSLSITKFEADDEDEPELNDHTITNHNENKGLYYLLASQLFNSIMVISTKLLETDPNFKDDPINPLQILVFRMLITFIGTLIYMFLNKNHINDVPFGPKPMRKWLVLRGSLGFFGVFGLYFSLQYLSVSDAIVITFLVPSVTGILATLLLRERFSKMEGACALTALCGVILIVRPSFLFGGEDDIAEGEDDSAESKNAKKRLIASIVGLVGVCGVSSVYVIIKHIGKRAHAIMSVTYFSFLSFLISLFGILFIPSMTFKTPQTKGQWSLFFLIGFSGFFMQLLLTLGIQMEKKTSRSALMSYSQIIYAVFWDLIIWKHLPSLTSLCGIIIIVSSTLFAVKYKNNHGVNNGSKFEGVQDGVIDNEMSLEGNDDIDFELDDIGNNAAEFETLDTNTAKNPVNSAKELHIL